A window of the Acidimicrobiales bacterium genome harbors these coding sequences:
- a CDS encoding IS110 family transposase, whose translation MLAEVVDVVIGVDTHKHTNTAAVVAASTGAVIDSMTACTDLGGHQALLEFAGNHGGLRVWAIEGANGYGAGLARCLAERGEWVVELDRPKRANRRHGAKSDPIDAVRAAREALSREHLSEPRSDGERQALAVRLAARRLAVDSSTDTQRQIHGLVVVAPEQLRSKLRGKTTAEMLKICSRLRVDPRWDVATRETALVLRCLARRAINLAEEAREHERAILHLVRAWRPDLLDNCGVGPIVAATVLCAWSHPGRVRSDAAFAMLAGTAPIPASSGMTIRYRLNRSGDRRLNQAIHTVVVTRMRVDPETRAYVERRRAEGKTDREIKRCLKRYVTRQLFRQLEHHTA comes from the coding sequence ATGCTGGCAGAAGTCGTCGACGTCGTCATCGGAGTCGACACCCACAAACACACCAACACCGCCGCTGTCGTTGCGGCATCGACCGGCGCCGTGATCGACAGCATGACCGCCTGCACCGATCTCGGTGGCCATCAGGCACTGCTCGAGTTCGCTGGGAATCACGGTGGCCTGCGGGTCTGGGCGATCGAAGGTGCGAACGGATATGGCGCCGGTCTCGCCCGTTGCCTGGCCGAGCGCGGTGAATGGGTGGTCGAACTCGATCGACCGAAACGAGCCAACCGTCGCCACGGAGCGAAGTCCGACCCGATCGACGCCGTTCGTGCTGCTCGTGAAGCACTCAGCCGTGAGCACCTGAGCGAGCCTCGCTCTGACGGGGAACGCCAAGCGCTCGCAGTTCGGCTGGCTGCCCGCCGCCTCGCTGTCGATAGCAGCACCGATACTCAACGCCAGATCCACGGGCTCGTCGTTGTCGCTCCCGAGCAGCTCCGGTCGAAGCTTCGGGGCAAGACCACGGCGGAGATGCTCAAGATCTGTTCCCGTCTTCGTGTGGATCCACGCTGGGACGTGGCGACACGTGAGACCGCACTCGTGTTGCGTTGTCTCGCCCGCCGGGCGATCAACCTTGCTGAGGAAGCCCGGGAGCATGAACGAGCGATCCTTCACCTCGTCCGCGCCTGGCGCCCAGACTTGTTGGACAACTGTGGTGTCGGCCCGATCGTGGCGGCGACCGTGCTCTGCGCCTGGTCACATCCCGGCCGCGTTCGCTCCGACGCTGCGTTCGCGATGCTTGCCGGCACCGCTCCGATTCCAGCCTCGTCGGGAATGACGATCCGGTATCGGCTGAATCGGTCCGGTGATCGCCGTCTCAACCAGGCCATCCACACCGTCGTCGTTACCCGCATGCGGGTCGATCCCGAGACCAGGGCCTACGTCGAGCGGCGCCGCGCCGAGGGCAAGACCGATCGGGAGATCAAACGTTGCCTCAAGCGATACGTCACGCGACAGCTCTTCCGCCAGCTCGAACATCACACCGCTTGA